Proteins encoded within one genomic window of Pedobacter africanus:
- a CDS encoding CusA/CzcA family heavy metal efflux RND transporter, protein MLNKIIGFSVKNKLVVALFTVALIIYGVFELFKLPIDAVPDITNNQVQIITVAPSYGATDIERLVTFPVEQASSNIAGIREIRSYSRFGLSLVTLVFNDDVDIYWARQQVSERLVVVQESIPDGIGKPEMGPISTGLGEIYQYVVKPKKGYETRYDITELRTIQDWIVRRQLLGVKGVAEVSSFGGKLKQYQVAINPGKLQAHQVTIADVFNALESNNQNTGGSYIEKQSTVLYIRSEGLIGNKEDIENVVIRNNKGNGPLLIRDVAEVNIGAATRYGALTYNDEGEVSGAIVMMLKGANSNVVIESIKSKIAEIQKTLPEGVIIEPFLDRTDMVSSAISTVQTNLLEGALIVVFVLVLFLGNFRAGFLVASVIPLSMLFAVIMMNLFGVSGNLMSLGALDFGLIVDGAVIIVEAVMHQLSHSRKFAGLTMLSQHDMDKEVKSASSKMMNSAVFGQIIILIVYLPIFSLQGIEGKMFKPMAQTVAFALLGAFILSLTYIPMLSSIFLSRKIKLQQNFSDRVMAKIETGYKAILTKALAMPKAIIGTVVVLFVVAVFLLSRLGGEFIPSIEEGDYAVETRVLSGSNLNTTIENVQKVAGVLKSRFPEVKNIVTKIGSSEVPTEPLPMDMGDMIINLKPKAEWVSARSFDELSEKMGAAAAEVPGVTTSFQFPVQMRFNELMTGARQDVVCKIFGEDFDTLGVYAKQLGNIVKEVDGTTELYVEQITGIPQIVIKYNRATLAQYGLNISDVNRNINAAFAGQSTGLVFEGEKRFDLVVRLQNERRQDIKDVQNLLIPTPAGTHIPLGQVAAVELVDSPSQIQREDTRRRILVGFNVNGRDVESIVEELQEKVNARIKLPSGYTVSYGGSFENLNEAKSRLSVAVPVSLLLIFLLLYFAFNSIKYGLLIYTAIPLSAIGGIFLLALRGMPFSISAGVGFIALFGIAVLNGIVLVAEFNRIKTTGETDMRTIVIKGTVTRLRPVLMTAFVASLGFLPMALSNGAGASVQRPLATVVIGGLMIATLLTLFVLPILYIAFEKGISVKKGKRVAATLLLMFACLSVQAQKPIGVEEAVDIAVTNNLLIQNRQLRAEQAKMLIKTGINLPKTAVSAEYGNFNSPLSDDRISVSQGFSLPMVYRRQGQQLHEEWKAALLEADLKAAEVRELARLICYDLLLLYQKEELLHKMDSTYTAFLRVAALRLKAGESNMLEKASAENQLIQLKIQQKYLKQEEEQLQQELMLLLNTNERRRPVAESFKIARPLGNSTVLSAHPALKWQQQQEKAADAALQVEKSKLLPDVVIGYNNMSLRDGINYARTNRFQSFQLGLEIPVFIGAQRAKIKSAKVLQDIAKKESDYKAKQLHTEFSGTLSRVEQYSAVVQEFEKGALKNAEGITRTLTKQLQNGEINYLEWTVLNQQSLTVQLDYFEAVKKLNQSIIHLDYLLSR, encoded by the coding sequence ATGCTTAATAAAATCATTGGGTTTTCTGTTAAGAATAAACTCGTTGTGGCGTTGTTTACCGTCGCACTCATTATATATGGGGTTTTCGAACTCTTTAAACTTCCTATAGATGCTGTACCTGACATTACAAATAATCAGGTGCAGATCATCACAGTAGCTCCTTCTTATGGCGCTACCGATATCGAGCGTCTGGTTACCTTTCCGGTAGAACAGGCCAGCAGCAATATCGCAGGTATTAGGGAAATCAGAAGCTACAGCCGCTTTGGCTTGTCGCTGGTTACACTCGTTTTTAACGACGATGTAGATATTTACTGGGCCCGACAGCAGGTGTCGGAGCGGCTGGTTGTGGTGCAGGAATCTATTCCCGATGGGATTGGTAAGCCCGAAATGGGGCCGATTTCTACCGGACTTGGCGAAATCTATCAGTATGTGGTAAAACCGAAAAAAGGTTATGAAACCAGGTACGACATTACCGAGCTGCGGACAATACAGGACTGGATCGTCCGCAGGCAGTTGCTGGGGGTAAAAGGGGTAGCCGAGGTGAGCAGCTTCGGTGGTAAACTGAAGCAATACCAGGTTGCCATTAATCCCGGAAAACTGCAGGCCCACCAGGTTACCATTGCTGATGTATTCAATGCGCTGGAAAGCAACAATCAGAATACCGGAGGTTCTTATATTGAAAAACAGTCTACCGTGCTTTATATCAGAAGTGAAGGGCTGATCGGGAATAAGGAGGATATAGAAAATGTAGTGATCAGGAACAATAAAGGGAATGGCCCTTTACTGATCCGGGATGTGGCAGAAGTGAACATCGGTGCTGCTACCAGGTATGGAGCGCTTACCTACAACGATGAGGGTGAGGTGTCGGGGGCTATTGTCATGATGCTGAAAGGTGCCAATAGCAACGTGGTCATCGAAAGTATTAAAAGTAAAATAGCCGAGATCCAGAAAACATTACCGGAAGGTGTGATTATTGAGCCGTTTCTGGACCGTACAGATATGGTAAGCAGCGCGATCAGCACTGTTCAAACCAATTTGCTGGAAGGGGCTTTAATTGTGGTTTTTGTGCTTGTGCTGTTTTTGGGTAATTTCAGGGCTGGTTTCCTGGTTGCTTCAGTTATTCCTCTGTCGATGTTGTTCGCTGTCATTATGATGAACCTCTTTGGCGTAAGCGGCAACCTGATGAGTCTCGGTGCACTTGATTTTGGCCTCATTGTGGATGGTGCGGTAATTATTGTAGAAGCGGTAATGCATCAGCTTAGCCATAGCCGGAAGTTTGCCGGACTGACCATGTTATCACAGCACGACATGGATAAAGAGGTGAAAAGTGCCTCTTCCAAAATGATGAACAGTGCGGTATTCGGACAAATTATTATTTTGATTGTTTATCTGCCCATTTTTAGCTTACAGGGCATTGAGGGAAAGATGTTTAAGCCTATGGCGCAGACGGTTGCTTTTGCACTGCTGGGCGCATTTATACTTTCCCTTACCTATATTCCTATGCTCAGCAGTATTTTTCTGAGCCGGAAGATCAAGCTGCAGCAAAATTTTTCAGATCGTGTAATGGCGAAAATTGAAACCGGTTATAAAGCAATACTGACAAAGGCTTTGGCAATGCCTAAAGCCATTATAGGTACTGTAGTTGTGTTGTTTGTAGTAGCTGTATTTCTGCTTAGCCGCCTGGGTGGTGAATTTATCCCTTCCATAGAGGAAGGTGACTATGCCGTGGAAACCCGTGTACTTTCGGGAAGTAACCTGAATACGACGATAGAAAATGTGCAGAAAGTAGCGGGGGTACTTAAATCCAGGTTCCCTGAGGTTAAAAATATTGTGACCAAGATTGGGAGCAGTGAGGTGCCGACAGAACCCCTTCCTATGGATATGGGCGATATGATCATTAATTTAAAGCCTAAAGCCGAATGGGTTTCAGCCCGGTCCTTTGATGAGCTTTCAGAAAAGATGGGGGCAGCAGCGGCTGAGGTGCCAGGTGTAACAACCAGTTTCCAGTTTCCGGTGCAAATGCGTTTTAATGAGTTGATGACAGGGGCAAGGCAGGATGTGGTCTGCAAGATATTTGGGGAGGACTTTGATACGCTTGGTGTTTATGCCAAACAACTTGGAAATATTGTGAAAGAGGTAGATGGCACGACGGAGCTGTATGTTGAGCAGATCACTGGTATACCGCAGATTGTGATTAAATACAATCGCGCAACTCTTGCGCAATATGGATTGAATATTTCAGATGTAAACCGGAATATCAATGCTGCCTTTGCCGGGCAGAGCACAGGGCTGGTGTTTGAAGGTGAAAAACGTTTTGATCTGGTGGTCAGGCTTCAAAATGAACGACGTCAGGATATAAAGGATGTGCAGAACCTGCTGATCCCTACACCGGCTGGCACCCATATTCCGCTGGGCCAGGTCGCTGCTGTTGAGCTTGTAGACAGCCCAAGTCAGATTCAGCGCGAAGATACCAGGAGACGGATATTGGTAGGTTTTAACGTAAATGGCAGAGATGTGGAGAGTATCGTAGAAGAACTGCAGGAGAAAGTAAATGCCAGAATTAAACTGCCGTCAGGTTACACTGTAAGCTATGGAGGCTCTTTTGAAAACCTGAATGAAGCCAAATCGCGCTTATCGGTAGCAGTGCCCGTATCCCTGCTGTTGATCTTTCTGCTCTTGTATTTTGCATTCAACTCTATCAAATACGGGCTGCTCATATATACCGCCATCCCGCTTTCTGCTATCGGTGGGATTTTTCTGCTGGCACTCCGGGGAATGCCCTTCAGCATAAGCGCGGGGGTGGGCTTTATAGCACTTTTTGGCATTGCGGTATTGAATGGTATCGTACTCGTCGCGGAATTCAACAGAATAAAAACTACAGGAGAGACAGATATGAGAACTATTGTAATAAAGGGTACTGTAACCCGGTTAAGGCCGGTGTTGATGACGGCCTTTGTGGCTTCGCTGGGCTTTTTGCCTATGGCATTGAGTAATGGCGCCGGGGCATCTGTTCAACGGCCTTTGGCCACAGTGGTTATCGGTGGCCTCATGATTGCTACGTTACTGACCTTATTTGTGCTGCCTATCCTTTATATCGCTTTTGAGAAAGGTATCAGCGTTAAAAAGGGAAAACGCGTTGCAGCTACACTGTTACTCATGTTCGCTTGTTTATCAGTACAGGCCCAAAAACCAATTGGCGTTGAAGAGGCAGTTGATATCGCGGTAACAAACAACCTCCTGATCCAAAACCGGCAATTGAGGGCTGAACAGGCAAAGATGTTGATCAAAACCGGGATTAACTTGCCAAAAACCGCGGTTAGTGCTGAGTATGGGAATTTTAACAGTCCGTTGAGTGATGACCGGATTTCGGTAAGCCAGGGTTTTAGCTTGCCGATGGTATACCGTCGGCAGGGGCAACAGCTTCATGAGGAATGGAAGGCAGCCTTGCTGGAAGCAGATCTGAAGGCAGCAGAGGTTAGAGAGCTTGCCAGGTTAATCTGTTATGATCTTTTGCTGCTTTATCAAAAAGAAGAATTGCTCCATAAAATGGATTCCACTTATACGGCATTCTTGCGTGTTGCTGCATTGAGGTTAAAAGCAGGGGAAAGCAATATGCTGGAAAAGGCAAGTGCTGAAAACCAGCTCATCCAACTAAAGATCCAGCAAAAATACCTGAAGCAGGAAGAAGAGCAGCTGCAACAGGAACTCATGCTACTGCTGAATACCAATGAACGGCGAAGGCCTGTGGCAGAAAGTTTTAAGATTGCCAGGCCCTTAGGCAACAGTACTGTGCTGTCGGCTCATCCGGCTTTGAAGTGGCAGCAGCAACAGGAAAAAGCAGCGGATGCCGCATTACAGGTAGAAAAATCGAAACTGCTCCCTGATGTTGTTATTGGCTATAACAATATGAGCCTCCGGGATGGCATTAACTACGCTAGAACAAACCGCTTTCAGTCTTTTCAGCTTGGATTGGAAATCCCTGTTTTTATAGGGGCGCAAAGGGCAAAAATAAAGTCTGCTAAAGTACTTCAGGACATAGCCAAAAAAGAGAGCGACTACAAAGCAAAGCAGCTGCATACAGAATTTTCAGGAACCTTAAGCCGGGTTGAGCAATACAGCGCAGTGGTACAGGAATTTGAGAAAGGGGCTCTGAAGAATGCGGAAGGCATTACCAGGACACTCACCAAACAACTGCAAAACGGAGAAATCAATTACCTGGAATGGACTGTGCTGAACCAGCAATCGCTGACTGTACAACTCGACTATTTTGAAGCCGTAAAAAAACTAAACCAAAGTATTATTCATTTAGATTACCTTTTATCCAGATAA
- a CDS encoding histidine phosphatase family protein codes for MLNVYLLRHGETKYNADGNRYCGRTDIELTEKGIEQANLVNSQLQGMVFDAIYASPLKRALYTAEIASGTKTVQTDERLIEVDFGGWEGKTKEEFISENAVLWNDWMSDPATARAGGTGESAAEVVQRVDDFYQEMLDKHPSGNILVVGHNGINRLYLAYKLGMPLKYYRRIVQENSSITLFSLDDKAELNLKLLNSRI; via the coding sequence ATGCTTAATGTTTATTTACTTCGCCATGGCGAAACAAAGTACAATGCCGATGGAAACCGTTATTGCGGCCGTACAGATATAGAGCTGACTGAAAAAGGAATAGAACAGGCCAACCTGGTGAACAGCCAGTTGCAGGGAATGGTGTTTGACGCGATATATGCTTCTCCCTTAAAAAGGGCTTTATATACAGCAGAGATTGCATCGGGTACTAAAACCGTGCAAACAGATGAACGTTTAATTGAAGTTGATTTTGGAGGCTGGGAAGGAAAAACAAAGGAGGAATTCATCAGTGAAAATGCCGTTTTATGGAATGACTGGATGAGTGATCCTGCAACAGCAAGGGCCGGTGGAACGGGAGAAAGTGCCGCTGAAGTGGTACAACGCGTTGATGATTTTTACCAGGAAATGCTGGATAAACACCCTTCAGGAAATATCCTGGTTGTTGGGCATAATGGCATTAACCGCCTCTACCTGGCGTATAAACTAGGTATGCCTTTGAAATATTATCGGCGCATTGTGCAGGAAAACTCTTCTATAACGCTGTTTAGCCTGGATGATAAGGCTGAGTTGAACCTGAAATTGCTGAACAGCAGGATTTGA
- a CDS encoding FGGY-family carbohydrate kinase, whose product MEKNKGFIYTNIWLIMGPYFIGVDIGTQGARVVLLDAEGEVAASAGQVFPLNEASREEQSPEGWWRAFVVSLKELKDKAAGLDFNEVKAMAVTSTSGTVIPLDAAHQPLHNAIMYSDKRSAKQAAICTATAVKYHNKGFTAFNTSSALAKMVWFGDAYPEKAVKISKWIHAADYITGKLSGRWGVTDYTNAFKTGYDVSSYEWPEYLYTHLPLKKAWLPEVFPSGTVIGTLDEEVAAVLGLPASIQVTVGITDGCASQIASGAVKPGEWNTTIGTTMVIKGVTKKQIVDEEGRIYSHRHPAGYWMPGGASNTGADWVTNEFGDNLDALSKAAEKLVPTDLISYPLRQHGERFPMVAPDAVGFEQEGLSMAERFTANMEGVAYLERFSFELIQGFTKEKINAVFTAGGGSNSDVWLKIRSNVLNLPIYKMKEVSGAVGAAILAASNTHFSSLADAVAALTTIEKEVHPEPELVAVYEKNYHRFLNLLLEKGYIKKGEIHA is encoded by the coding sequence ATGGAAAAAAACAAGGGCTTCATTTATACAAATATCTGGTTAATCATGGGGCCTTATTTTATTGGAGTAGATATCGGAACGCAGGGTGCCAGGGTGGTTTTGCTTGATGCTGAAGGGGAGGTTGCAGCCAGTGCCGGACAGGTGTTCCCGCTGAATGAAGCATCAAGGGAGGAACAGTCGCCCGAAGGATGGTGGAGAGCCTTTGTGGTTTCCTTAAAAGAATTAAAGGATAAAGCTGCAGGACTTGATTTTAACGAAGTAAAAGCCATGGCAGTTACTTCTACGTCGGGCACGGTAATCCCACTGGATGCAGCGCATCAGCCCTTGCACAATGCTATCATGTATAGTGATAAGCGTTCAGCTAAACAAGCGGCTATATGTACTGCTACTGCTGTAAAATACCACAACAAGGGTTTTACTGCTTTCAATACCTCAAGTGCCCTGGCAAAAATGGTCTGGTTTGGCGATGCTTATCCGGAAAAGGCCGTAAAGATCAGCAAGTGGATCCATGCGGCAGATTACATCACCGGAAAATTGAGCGGGCGTTGGGGAGTTACAGATTATACCAATGCTTTTAAAACAGGTTACGACGTAAGCAGTTATGAATGGCCGGAATATTTATACACACATTTGCCACTGAAGAAAGCCTGGCTCCCGGAAGTTTTTCCTTCAGGGACGGTGATCGGTACCTTAGATGAGGAGGTGGCTGCCGTACTTGGCTTGCCGGCAAGTATCCAGGTTACGGTGGGTATTACGGATGGTTGTGCATCGCAGATTGCATCGGGTGCTGTAAAACCTGGTGAGTGGAACACTACCATTGGCACCACTATGGTGATCAAGGGTGTTACCAAGAAACAAATTGTAGATGAAGAGGGGCGGATTTATAGTCATCGTCATCCTGCGGGTTACTGGATGCCAGGCGGAGCAAGCAATACCGGGGCCGACTGGGTAACCAATGAATTTGGTGATAACCTTGATGCATTAAGCAAGGCTGCAGAAAAACTGGTGCCTACTGATCTGATCTCCTATCCCTTGCGGCAGCATGGCGAACGGTTCCCTATGGTAGCACCGGATGCCGTTGGTTTTGAGCAGGAAGGTTTGTCGATGGCCGAGCGTTTTACGGCCAATATGGAAGGCGTTGCTTACCTGGAACGTTTTTCTTTTGAATTGATACAGGGTTTCACCAAGGAAAAGATCAATGCCGTTTTTACTGCCGGCGGTGGTAGTAACAGCGATGTCTGGCTGAAAATCCGCAGTAATGTCCTAAATCTGCCCATCTATAAAATGAAAGAAGTTTCGGGCGCCGTTGGTGCCGCAATTCTGGCGGCCTCAAACACCCACTTCAGTTCTCTTGCCGATGCAGTAGCAGCACTTACAACCATTGAAAAGGAAGTGCATCCAGAACCTGAACTCGTGGCTGTATACGAGAAAAACTACCATAGGTTTTTAAACCTGCTATTGGAAAAAGGATATATAAAAAAAGGAGAGATACATGCTTAA
- a CDS encoding FGGY-family carbohydrate kinase encodes MTNQEAYIVIDIGTGNVRVAVASTSGEILGIARENLHNHKDDHYPEALYFDPNALWQQIIRLAKKALSTAPGVKVLALTATSQREGIVLLGKKGESLIGLPNIDHRGREWDSMIADKSAVYQLTGRYPTSLFSALKIVGVQHRRPEIWKEFKTFLSISDWVEYKLSGVVHYEHSQASETLLYDVAKHEWSDELCAVFQIDPAVLPKLTLSGTPLGVILPIEAQAFGIDRDAKVIVGGADTQLAIISTQPLENDVVIVSGTTTPIIKITGEYITDEQQRTWTSRHTDEHSFILEANAGVTGLNYQRLKEIFYPVEAYEVIEKELQEVSHFQCIASLGSLVADEKKPLTRGGFIFDAPVSHLLTRGSFVWATLWDIACSISENYKSLCGVTTHEQDYIWACGGGVQSATLRQFIANLLQKRVIIRNSYRQSSVVGGVYICNKALGKEAIAPYILEETIPQQNEEHVRLYQEWKKTRASFIQISG; translated from the coding sequence ATGACAAATCAGGAAGCATATATTGTAATAGATATTGGTACAGGAAATGTACGTGTTGCAGTGGCATCAACCTCTGGGGAAATACTGGGAATAGCAAGAGAGAACCTGCATAACCATAAGGACGATCATTATCCTGAAGCCTTGTACTTTGATCCGAATGCTTTATGGCAGCAAATCATTCGCCTGGCAAAAAAGGCACTAAGTACTGCTCCCGGTGTTAAAGTACTGGCACTAACCGCTACCAGCCAGCGTGAAGGGATTGTCCTTCTTGGAAAAAAGGGTGAATCACTTATTGGCTTACCTAATATTGACCACAGGGGCAGGGAGTGGGACAGCATGATTGCTGATAAAAGTGCAGTTTACCAACTTACCGGTCGTTATCCTACTTCTTTGTTTTCGGCCCTCAAAATTGTAGGTGTACAACACAGACGGCCAGAAATATGGAAGGAATTCAAAACATTTTTAAGTATCAGCGACTGGGTAGAATATAAGTTAAGCGGAGTGGTTCATTATGAACATTCTCAAGCTTCGGAAACCCTATTGTACGATGTGGCAAAACATGAATGGTCGGATGAATTGTGTGCCGTTTTTCAGATTGATCCGGCCGTTTTGCCAAAACTTACTTTGTCTGGCACGCCACTCGGCGTCATTTTACCGATAGAAGCGCAGGCTTTTGGGATCGATAGGGATGCAAAGGTAATTGTGGGCGGCGCGGATACGCAGCTGGCCATTATTAGTACGCAGCCGCTGGAAAACGATGTAGTTATTGTATCGGGTACCACAACTCCAATCATTAAAATTACCGGCGAATACATTACGGATGAACAGCAACGCACCTGGACCAGCAGGCATACAGATGAACATAGTTTTATCCTTGAGGCCAATGCAGGTGTAACCGGGTTAAACTATCAGCGTTTAAAGGAGATTTTTTATCCAGTTGAGGCTTATGAGGTGATTGAAAAGGAGTTACAGGAAGTGAGCCATTTTCAGTGTATTGCTTCGCTTGGGTCGTTGGTGGCAGATGAAAAAAAGCCCCTTACCCGTGGCGGCTTCATTTTTGACGCACCGGTTTCTCATTTACTTACCAGAGGTAGTTTTGTATGGGCTACGCTATGGGATATCGCCTGCAGTATCAGCGAAAACTATAAGAGCCTTTGCGGGGTAACAACACACGAGCAGGATTACATCTGGGCCTGTGGAGGTGGTGTGCAAAGTGCTACCTTAAGGCAGTTTATAGCCAATTTGCTGCAAAAAAGGGTGATCATCCGCAACAGCTACAGGCAGTCATCGGTAGTAGGCGGAGTGTATATATGCAACAAAGCTTTGGGTAAGGAGGCAATAGCGCCTTATATCCTCGAAGAGACCATTCCCCAGCAAAATGAAGAACATGTAAGGCTGTATCAGGAATGGAAAAAAACAAGGGCTTCATTTATACAAATATCTGGTTAA
- a CDS encoding 2-hydroxyacid dehydrogenase translates to MRILITAPYHERGQEALAETLGEVIYRPWKDFGRAFHEEELIALLKETKAEALITEHDHVTAKVIQANPQLQFIGVCRGTPSNVATETAKEMGIPVFHTPARNAQAVAELFLATVIDLMRNTYAGVAWLKGKNWTDDAHTSYLQFKGNELAGKTIGMVGFGAVGQRIASMVENFPCYIKFYDPYLGAFDAKYIKTSLEDIFESCDIVSIHLPVTPSTIGMIDKSLIAKMKPGAIFVNTARASVVKRDDLLDALEHNRIRGAVLDVFDHEPPDEKDYRIINLPNVLATPHIAGATHEVEDHHVEIMNSRIMEWFAQEKVN, encoded by the coding sequence ATGAGGATATTGATTACGGCCCCTTATCACGAGCGGGGACAGGAGGCTTTGGCAGAGACGCTGGGTGAGGTCATTTATCGCCCATGGAAGGATTTTGGCCGTGCATTTCATGAAGAAGAACTGATTGCCTTGCTAAAGGAGACAAAAGCCGAAGCATTGATTACCGAACACGACCATGTTACAGCGAAAGTGATACAAGCGAACCCGCAGCTGCAGTTTATTGGGGTGTGCAGGGGAACTCCATCTAATGTTGCTACGGAAACAGCTAAAGAAATGGGGATTCCCGTATTTCATACTCCGGCCCGAAATGCACAGGCGGTAGCCGAACTATTCCTGGCAACGGTAATTGATCTGATGAGGAATACCTATGCAGGCGTAGCCTGGTTGAAAGGGAAGAACTGGACCGATGATGCACATACTTCCTATTTACAGTTTAAAGGAAATGAGCTGGCAGGTAAAACCATTGGAATGGTTGGCTTTGGTGCAGTAGGCCAGCGCATAGCCAGTATGGTAGAAAACTTTCCATGTTACATTAAATTTTATGACCCGTATCTGGGGGCGTTTGATGCGAAGTATATCAAGACATCCCTGGAAGATATATTCGAAAGCTGTGATATTGTTTCCATTCATTTGCCGGTAACACCATCTACCATCGGTATGATAGATAAAAGCCTGATTGCTAAAATGAAGCCTGGGGCTATATTTGTAAATACGGCACGAGCCAGCGTGGTGAAGCGTGACGACCTGCTGGATGCTTTGGAGCATAACCGTATACGGGGAGCGGTGCTGGATGTATTTGATCATGAGCCTCCGGATGAGAAGGATTACAGGATCATTAACCTGCCAAATGTATTGGCTACACCACATATTGCAGGTGCAACACATGAGGTAGAAGATCACCATGTAGAAATCATGAACAGCAGGATAATGGAGTGGTTTGCGCAGGAAAAGGTAAATTAG
- a CDS encoding MFS transporter — protein sequence MKQELNSDNSLLGRAGIPKQLAWGYLGILIFMMGDGVEQGWLSPYLIGRGMTIQQSASLFTVYGITIAISSWFSGVLAEGFGPKKTMLMGLLLYIIGTAGFVGYGLPDLNYGVMLVTYAVRGFGYPLFAYSFLVWITYRSPGKKLGSAVGWFWFVFTGGLNVFGAYYSSWAIEHLGYLDTLWSSIFWVLVGAFFALVLNRDKFETSAGKNRSSKTEELAKGLIIMKEEPKVLLGGIVRIINTTAQFAFPVFLPTYMAAHGFTTTEWLQIWGTIFTANIAFNLIFGFVGDGFGWRNTVMWFGGIGCALTTLLFYYSPVMFGGSFWMVMFCGILWGALLAGYVPLSALVPSLVKKDKGAAMAVLNLGAGLAVFVGPAIVGIFIGSLGNTGVVWILAGLYVLSAILTRFITLPNNAKTAHAADPLVAVSGT from the coding sequence ATGAAACAAGAATTAAACTCAGACAATTCCCTGCTTGGCAGGGCTGGTATCCCGAAGCAGCTGGCTTGGGGTTATTTGGGGATCCTTATCTTTATGATGGGTGATGGTGTGGAACAGGGCTGGCTTAGTCCATATTTAATAGGACGCGGAATGACTATTCAGCAATCTGCCTCTTTATTTACTGTATATGGAATTACCATTGCCATCTCATCCTGGTTCTCCGGGGTGCTGGCTGAAGGTTTCGGTCCAAAAAAGACCATGCTGATGGGCTTGCTTCTATACATTATTGGAACGGCTGGTTTTGTAGGTTACGGTTTACCTGATCTGAATTATGGTGTGATGCTGGTAACTTATGCGGTCAGGGGTTTCGGCTATCCGCTGTTTGCCTATTCTTTTCTTGTCTGGATCACGTATCGTAGTCCCGGTAAAAAACTGGGATCTGCTGTGGGCTGGTTCTGGTTTGTTTTTACAGGTGGTTTAAATGTTTTTGGTGCATACTATTCCAGTTGGGCAATCGAGCATCTGGGTTATTTGGATACTTTATGGAGTTCTATTTTCTGGGTTTTGGTGGGGGCATTTTTTGCGCTGGTATTAAATAGGGATAAGTTCGAAACTTCAGCGGGGAAAAACAGGTCTTCGAAAACGGAAGAACTGGCCAAGGGGTTGATCATTATGAAGGAAGAGCCTAAAGTTTTACTGGGAGGTATTGTCCGCATCATCAATACAACTGCACAATTTGCTTTCCCTGTGTTTTTGCCAACCTATATGGCGGCACATGGTTTTACTACAACGGAATGGCTGCAGATCTGGGGTACGATATTTACAGCAAACATTGCTTTCAACTTAATTTTTGGCTTTGTTGGGGATGGTTTCGGCTGGCGCAATACGGTAATGTGGTTTGGGGGCATTGGCTGTGCACTTACCACATTGTTGTTCTATTACTCGCCAGTTATGTTTGGGGGTAGTTTCTGGATGGTGATGTTCTGCGGCATTTTATGGGGCGCACTACTTGCCGGTTATGTGCCTTTATCGGCCCTGGTACCTTCTTTGGTTAAAAAAGATAAGGGTGCTGCTATGGCAGTGCTAAACCTCGGTGCAGGGTTAGCGGTATTTGTAGGGCCTGCCATCGTTGGGATCTTTATTGGTAGTCTGGGCAACACCGGTGTGGTCTGGATACTTGCTGGCTTGTATGTGCTTAGTGCCATCCTTACCCGTTTTATCACCTTACCTAATAATGCGAAAACAGCACATGCCGCAGATCCGCTGGTTGCTGTTTCTGGAACATAA
- a CDS encoding DeoR/GlpR family DNA-binding transcription regulator, giving the protein MKNITERHEFIIQQLKKNGKVNIIELINLMKVSGVTIRKDLKLLEDKNLLFRTRGGGSVNNPYATERTINEKEFINSEEKQKIAKAAITIIGESDSISIGSGTTVFELARCLHPSKHLTVITPALKVGLELSNRPNVEVLQLGGLIRPNSSSVAGAHAEKILAEISCGVLFLGVDGIDLDFGFSITNIAEATLNQKMIDTAQTLVILADSTKFDRRGLGKVCGFDQVHYVVTDNKVSPQTVKMIEEKGVKVIIAQ; this is encoded by the coding sequence ATGAAGAATATCACCGAGCGGCATGAATTTATTATTCAACAGCTGAAGAAAAACGGCAAAGTAAATATTATTGAACTCATTAACCTGATGAAAGTTTCTGGCGTAACAATAAGAAAGGATTTGAAACTTCTTGAAGATAAAAACTTGTTGTTCCGTACCAGGGGCGGAGGATCAGTCAACAATCCTTACGCAACCGAACGAACCATCAATGAAAAGGAATTCATCAACTCCGAAGAAAAGCAGAAAATAGCAAAGGCTGCTATAACAATTATTGGCGAAAGTGATTCCATTAGCATCGGTTCGGGTACCACCGTTTTTGAACTGGCCAGATGCCTGCACCCAAGCAAACATTTAACTGTAATTACACCGGCCCTAAAAGTGGGTCTGGAGCTAAGCAACCGCCCCAACGTTGAAGTTTTGCAGCTTGGTGGGCTAATCCGCCCAAACTCTTCTTCCGTTGCAGGAGCGCATGCAGAAAAAATCCTTGCCGAGATTTCATGCGGTGTACTTTTTCTTGGAGTAGATGGCATTGACCTTGATTTTGGTTTTTCCATCACCAATATAGCGGAAGCAACACTCAATCAGAAAATGATTGATACTGCCCAGACCTTGGTTATCCTGGCCGACAGCACTAAATTTGACCGCAGGGGACTGGGGAAAGTATGCGGGTTTGATCAGGTACATTATGTGGTTACAGATAATAAGGTATCCCCTCAGACCGTCAAAATGATTGAAGAAAAAGGTGTGAAAGTTATTATCGCGCAATAG